Proteins from one Megalops cyprinoides isolate fMegCyp1 chromosome 11, fMegCyp1.pri, whole genome shotgun sequence genomic window:
- the akap11 gene encoding A-kinase anchor protein 11 isoform X2, whose translation MDAFARIRGVPLKARGSIRKESLSESPALCLRTLARSRRELCNVVLEVQARDPACQAEIQFVCLPSQSEGDDFTLQALPSVPVDLLELLRSLHVHSLKDEEVLLLKDSKRFLEKKDSIPQATWSKAICILRHSHVSPSDTTAMLDLLSRYMAGFRYALELQSLQKSVPDACQAEDDDTNQSVSSIEDDFVTALEHLEEEEVADNPFTGPFNQRNQRDVASQTVRSHRRKKSGSRIIISSVAKGSSTKQASGPEVSVSVQSSAPAWSSRQGSQWSFFTPNSPPKGRVTSATLTESEESDCSSPSPIIFLDEVGYQKSLKAKLDIPKIPVLKDGVEDSDSEVSEFFDSFDQFDDLDQALESTNEPPKELASTGQTQKKKFSEDCDSKFVSRDSSARAMNPHRFDHPVLPANIKKPTPLKPGSPYSVLPDVPDSPRLVRTSCEESGALFSPVRSSAFSPLGDGPNLEYFWRPDGDGSELRKPQDLCALYKTYSDFANNMSKEILSSVCGYSSPTDMNVNKNLSCVCHKEFTNSSGHLMKLSDIQETVTISKSQKSQTLKEGIQRFATDLVEMSLGSAFRDLQKGVASCTTTLCHLAARLTSSVFQMAFHEIGMRHAYVLKERAINGLASFLVGEAVSGALKEFHFVKKQIFNNTVTRFAADLAEELVFEGIMEVCQFSHPSTPMTPSDWSFEQEEEVVCSYASDLSESVLQEAFIELSQADVTFTTQAAISVSLDNIHYVSAEDTTQTTRTCNTATSYLGLPCTAEPVHSEAENSCTVEKALFCMSGIASCIPVPVAGKGISQFQNSVDTCHYKSSICHTSQTSPKKSSSSEQSQVMTSASDTSATVQANIMPPVARSRGVHGEKYILGAAADFMPDENVSDAPSSEKTQNFSGSIVDTLVNESYKVMTGSNMKNTVEGCAGYEKKKIGNSISSSGRECTSKRTSVEGNSVRSTPTGPEPPSEKKPETHFELQDPAWQRLVSEDKCTKQKDSAYLRKRTEQTSLSFTKPPCNSGSKSPGADKFESDCRNVCLVRERTPVVHLPPMKDTLEVPSFEAVSRDCRKIVPEEMLSSTGRKCSGTPGTPPPTPQQPLPVSQEKQFKQFSKKLKGKLAKEFSPATPPSTPHYQSAGGLAETHADSDKADFMLKLMRSLSDEAGSNEDDQDSQEDGSGSGMAARDCHTELNLPLETEQKMIEKGALCYAGRLASHIVSMATEMDTLGLEDGLKVEDRESKGGPPMRSAQFSEQTLNSLWTYAGEIAGEVISDVKKMIGSSQCKHKAEKRGEDVDAVCHQHSDCRWTSMADQWSSNLLASVLSIQSSGSSGLSSEYPSCESVTDEYAGYLIRVLKREGGHRELILDQYASRLAYRSIRSGLAQAARRIKQRSNLRLDSFRRLHHDETCENYGGSIAQTTSEEDVGNVSSSLEAVHCTCQETKSLSKREYVELVTFAESLAYNIVCDVTRKLKFSSVRLPKSLTDSCLYRKPKVEDVPKNLSKSTCSCSSLPYTEKHKQYHSTSSLNDGNRSDGVMQVIEHYARKIVDDTLEMTLVSAGHWALDDARRMDRNSHTEKLSEVALRSGLADKTCRYCVIRERPFCSNACEHNFQEIHRKRRWDCEAMADSCCNRTRVCGFEIPKIHIDLEKRAAFAEEMVSSAIEKAKRELSNTSLNADSGIGHDGASFAESLATEIMTSAMSNICQTINVSPPGRERTYTSESTVSQQLSLSAGEDSLGSWSNLSFEDEHPDESSSFLHLSDSDGTEEKETETKEDIDGPLRAEAGLVVINTDLREQALDPQVRTVLQWIAASHSELPAVQLGRPTEQGLQQLPAVLWRVREREWKVGELLQALLRYCEEAEPELDGEEPHRKPFFQWLLEHA comes from the exons ATGGATGCCTTTGCACGAATCCGGGGGGTCCCACTCAAGGCCCGGGGCTCCATCAGGAAAGAG TCTCTGAGTGAGAGCCCTGCTCTATGTCTGAGGACCCTGgcgaggagcaggagggagcTGTGTAATGTGGTGTTGGAGGTCCAGGCCAGAGACCCAGCATGTCAGGCTGAG ATTCAGTTTGTATGTTTACCCAGTCAGTCTGAAGGAGACGATTTCACACTACAG gccctgcCATCTGTTCCTGTTGACCTGTTGGAGTTGCTGAGGTCACTACATGTCCATAGTCTCAAGGACGAAGAGGTGCTGCTGCTCAAAGACTCCAAGAGATTCCTAGAAAAGAAAGACAGTATTCCCCAG GCTACCTGGTCGAAAGCCATCTGTATACTGCGACACTCCCACGTTAGCCCGAGCGACACCACTGCCATGCTGGATCTGCTGAGCCGCTACATGGCCGGGTTCAGATACGCCCTGGAGCTGCAGTCTCTGCAGAAATCTGTGCCAGACGCCTGCCAGGCTGAGGACGATGACACCAACCAGTCCGTCTCCTCCATCGAGGATGACTTTGTCACTGCTTTGGAGCACCTGGAAGAAGAGGAGGTGGCTGATAACCCGT TCACTGGTCCCTTCAACCAGCGGAACCAGCGTGATGTGGCCTCCCAGACTGTTCGCTCCCACCGCAGAAAGAAGTCAGGCTCTCGGATCATCATCAGTTCAGTTGCCAAGGGGTCCTCAACTAAGCAGGCTTCCGGTCCTGAGGTGTCAGTATCAGTCCAAAGCTCGGCACCAGCATGGTCCTCACGACAAGGGAGCCAGTGGAGCTTCTTCACCCCGAACAGTCCTCCGAAAGGCCGTGTTACCTCTGCCACCCTGACTGAATCGGAGGAGTCTGACTGCTCAAGCCCCAGTCCCATCATCTTCCTGGATGAAGTAGGCTATCAGAAGAGTCTTAAAGCAAAACTGGACATTCCAAAAATTCCTGTTCTTAAAGATGGCGTGGAAGATTCTGATTCAGAAGTGAGTGAGTTCTTTGACAGCTTTGATCAATTTGATGACCTTGACCAAGCCCTGGAGAGCACAAATGAACCACCAAAGGAGCTGGCCTCCACCGgtcagacacaaaaaaagaagttCTCAGAGGACTGCGACTCAAAATTTGTGTCTCGCGACTCTTCTGCTAGAGCCATGAACCCCCACAGGTTTGACCACCCGGTCCTTCCTGCCAATATCAAGAAACCCACTCCACTCAAACCAGGATCACCGTATAGTGTCCTCCCCGATGTTCCTGATTCTCCACGGCTGGTAAGGACGTCCTGCGAGGAAAGCGGGGCGCTCTTCAGTCCAGTTCGATCATCGGCTTTTAGTCCTTTGGGAGACGGTCCCAACCTTGAGTATTTTTGGAGGCCCGATGGCGACGGCTCAGAACTGCGCAAACCTCAGGACCTCTGTGCCCTCTACAAAACGTACTCTGATTTTGCAAACAACATGTCAAAAGAGATCCTCAGTTCAGTCTGTGGGTATTCGTCTCCCACTGACATGAACGTCAATAAGAACCTGAGTTGCGTTTGTCATAAAGAATTTACAAACAGTAGCGGGCACCTGATGAAACTGTCTGACATTCAGGAGACAGTTACTATATCCAAGTCTCAAAAATCCCAAACACTAAAAGAAGGAATACAGAGGTTTGCCACAGACTTAGTGGAAATGAGCCTTGGGAGTGCCTTCAGAGATCTCCAGAAAGGTGTGGCCTCTTGTACCACTACACTTTGCCATCTAGCTGCCAGGCTAACCTCATCAGTGTTTCAAATGGCGTTCCATGAGATAGGCATGAGGCATGCGTATGTATTAAAAGAACGTGCTATAAATGGCTTGGCAAGCTTCCTTGTTGGGGAGGCAGTGTCTGGAGCACTGAAAGAATTCCACTTTGtgaaaaaacagattttcaacAACACAGTCACCAGGTTTGCTGCAGATCTTGCGGAGGAGCTGGTGTTCGAAGGCATCATGGAAGTTTGCCAGTTCTCACACCCTTCTACACCCATGACCCCGAGTGACTGGTCCTTTGAACAAGAGGAGGAGGTAGTTTGTTCTTATGCCTCTGATCTCTCGGAATCTGTACTCCAAGAGGCTTTCATTGAGCTGTCTCAGGCAGATGTGACCTTCACAACACAGGCAGCTATCAGTGTGTCTCTGGACAATATCCACTACGTCAGTGCTGAGGACACCACTCAGACCACAAGGACTTGCAACACTGCCACAAGTTATCTTGGGTTACCATGCACTGCTGAGCCGGTCCATTCTGAGGCAGaaaacagctgcactgtggaAAAGGCTTTGTTCTGCATGTCGGGGATTGCCAGCTGCATTCCGGTACCTGTGGCAGGGAAAGGTATCTCTCAGTTCCAGAACTCAGTAGATACTTGTCACTACAAATCCAGTATTTGTCATACATCACAAACTAGTCCTAAGAAAAGTAGCTCTTCTGAACAAAGTCAAGTGATGACATCGGCTTCAGACACATCTGCAACAGTGCAAGCAAATATTATGCCACCTGTTGCTCGTAGCAGAGGCGTCCATGGTGAGAAGTATATTCTTGGAGCTGCGGCAGACTTCATGCCTGATGAGAATGTTTCAGATGCCCCATCTTCTGAAAAGACTCAGAACTTCTCTGGAAGCATAGTGGACACACTCGTGAATGAATCTTACAAGGTCATGACTGGCTCcaacatgaaaaatacagtggAGGGCTGTGCTGGCTATGAGAAGAAGAAAATAGGAAATAGCATCTCCTCATCAGGTCGAGAATGCACGTCAAAGCGCACATCTGTGGAAGGGAATTCAGTAAGGTCAACACCGACTGGTCCTGAACCTCCATCTGAGAAAAAGCCAGAAACGCATTTTGAATTACAGGACCCAGCGTGGCAACGGTTAGTATCTGAGGATAAGTGTACCAAGCAAAAAGACTCTGCCTATCTGAGAAAGCGAACTGAACAGACTTCCCTCTCATTCACAAAGCCCCCTTGTAATTCGGGGTCAAAGAGCCCAGGTGCTGACAAGTTTGAATCAGACTGCAGGAATGTGTGCCTGGTGAGGGAACGGACCCCTGTGGTGCATCTCCCGCCGATGAAGGATACTTTAGAGGTGCCGAGTTTTGAAGCAGTCAGCCGTGACTGCAGAAAGATAGTTCCGGAAGAGATGCTGAGCAGCACTGGGAGGAAATGTAGTGGAACCCCTGGCACTCCACCACCCACCCCTCAGCAGCCCCTCCCAGTGTCCCAGGAGAAACAATTCAAACAATTCTCCAAGAAGCTCAAAGGCAAGCTCGCTAAGGAGTTCTCTCCTGCCACGCCTCCGTCCACCCCACACTACCAGTCTGCCGGCGGCCTCGCTGAAACTCATGCTGACTCTGACAAGGCAGACTTCATGCTGAAGCTCATGAGGTCTCTCTCTGATGAAGCAGGTAGCAACGAGGACGATCAAGATAGTCAAGAAGATGGCTCCGGATCTGGAATGGCAGCCAGAGACTGCCACACGGAACTAAACCTGCCATtagaaactgaacaaaaaatgatAGAGAAGGGAGCTCTCTGTTATGCTGGCCGCTTAGCAAGCCACATTGTGTCCATGGCAACTGAGATGGACACACTAGGTTTGGAAGATGGACTGAAGGTAGAGGATAGGGAAAGCAAAGGTGGCCCTCCTATGCGCAGTGCACAGTTTTCAGAACAGACGTTAAACTCATTGTGGACATATGCTGGGGAAATAGCCGGAGAGGTCATCAGTGATGTAAAGAAAATGATTGGTTCAAGTCAGTGCAAACACAAAGCcgagaagagaggagaggatgtgGACGCTGTCTGTCATCAGCACAGTGACTGTAGGTGGACCAGCATGGCCGACCAGTGGTCCAGCAATCTCCTGGCTTCAGTCCTTAGCATCCAGAGCTCTGGGTCAAGTGGTCTCTCCTCTGAATACCCCAGCTGTGAGAGTGTGACAGATGAATATGCTGGATACCTAATCAGGGTTCTGAAGAGAGAAGGGGGACATCGGGAGCTCATTTTGGATCAATATGCCAGCCGACTCGCCTATCGTTCCATTAGATCAGGACTGGCACAGGCTGCAAGGAGGATCAAGCAGAGGTCTAACTTGAGGCTTGACTCTTTCAGGAGGTTGCATCACGATGAAACCTGTGAGAATTATGGGGGCAGTATAGCACAGACAACCTCTGAGGAAGATGTTGGGAATGTAAGCTCTTCTTTGGAGGCTGTTCACTGTACTTGCCAGGAGACTAAAAGTTTGAGTAAGAGGGAGTACGTGGAACTTGTTACATTTGCAGAGTCTTTAGCGTATAACATTGTGTGCGATGTCACAAGAAAATTGAAATTTTCATCAGTTCGCCTGCCTAAGTCCCTGACTGATTCCTGTCTGTACAGAAAGCCCAAGGTAGAAGATGTGCCCAAGAACCTCAGCAAAAGCACATGTTCGTGCTCCTCACTGccttacacagagaaacacaaacagtacCACAGCACCAGCAGCCTAAATGACGGGAACCGCAGTGATGGTGTCATGCAAGTCATTGAGCACTATGCCAGGAAGATTGTTGATGACACTTTGGAGATGACATTAGTATCAGCAGGCCATTGGGCTTTAGATGATGCAAGGAGGATGGACCGAAATTCACACACTGAAAAGTTGTCGGAAGTAGCATTAAGGTCTGGCTTAGCTGATAAAACCTGTCGCTATTGTGTGATTAGGGAGCGTCCATTTTGCAGTAATGCATGTGAGCACAACTTCCAGGAAATtcacaggaagaggaggtgggaTTGTGAAGCAATGGCTGACAGCTGCTGTAACAGGACGAGGGTATGTGGTTTTGAAATTCCCAAAATTCACATTGATTTGGAGAAGAGGGCAGCATTTGCAGAGGAAATGGTATCATCAGCGATTGAGAAAGCCAAGAGGGAGCTGAGCAACACTAGCCTGAATGCAGACAGTGGGATCGGGCATGATGGCGCAAGCTTCGCTGAGAGCCTCGCCACAGAGATCATGACATCAGCGATGTCCAATATATGCCAGACTATCAACGTCAG CCCTCCGGGGAGGGAAAGGACATACACATCGGAGTCCACCGTGAGCCAGCAGCTGAGCCTGAGCGCAGGGGAGGACAGCCTCGGGAGCTGGTCCAACCTCAGCTTTGAGGACGAACACCCAGACGAAAGCAGCAGCTTCCTGCACTTGAGTGACAG TGACGGTACAGAGGAGAAGGAGACGGAGACCAAGGAGGACATTGATG GGCCGCTGCGTGCCGAGGCAGGGCTGGTGGTGATCAACACGGACCTGAGGGAGCAGGCCCTGGACCCGCAGGTGAGGACGGTGCTGCAGTGGATCGCTGCCTCCCACTCCGAACTGCCTGCGGTGCAGCTGGGCCGGCCTACCGAGCAAGGGCTGCAGCAG CTGCCGGCAGTGCtgtggagggtgagagagagggagtggaagGTGGGAGAGCTCCTCCAGGCCCTCCTCAGGTACTGCGAGGAGGCGGAGCCGGAGCTGGACGGAGAGGAACCCCACCGCAAGCCCTTTTTCCAGTGGCTTCTGGAACATGCCtag